CCCTTCCAACTTCACAGGCCTCTCCGCCTACAAAGAAGCACTGGGTGATGCACGAATCCGAACAGCGTTGTGGAATACAGTCTTGTTCACGACCGTGTCTGTCGCGTTTGAATTTGTACTGGGGCTTGGATTGGCTCTGATTTTGAACAAGGCGATATTCGGTCAGGGATTTGTCCGAACGACGTCACTCATACCATGGGCAATACCGACAGCAGTGGCCGCGATGATGTGGAATTATTTATATGACGGCAGCAGCGGTGTTGTCGCACACTTTTTTGAAAACATTGGTCTTGTTGCCCAATCTCAGGATTTATTGCTGAGCGGGACCGGGGCAATGGTGTCGACCATTCTGGCAGATGTGTGGAAAACAACGCCGTATATGGCGCTCTTACTTTTGGCCGGTTTGCAGAATATCCCAAAATCACTATATGAAGCAGCCTCCATTGACGGCGCCGGTAAGATTAAAAGCTTTTTCCAGGTCACATTACCTTTGTTGAAAACATCTATATTAGTCGCCCTGTTGTTCAGAACGCTTGACGCTTTCAGAGTGTTTGATCTGATTTACGTTTTGACAGGGGCGGCCCTGGTGGCGCAACAGAAACGATGTCAATTTATGCATATAAATTGATGTTCGGTCAGACGAACTTTGGCTACGGTTCTGTTGTTGTTATGCTGATGTTCCTCTGCGTTGCGGCGATTGCCATGGTATTCGTTAGATTACTGGGCAGAGATCTGCTCGATCGAAATTAGTAAAGGAGTGTGTGAAAATGAGTGGAGCTAAAAAACGTTTTTGGGTCATTTTTGGCCTGTTTGTAGTAGCTTACCTGTTTATTATGGTCTTTCCATTTTTCTGGATTTTCATCACTTCTTTCAAATCGAGTGGTGAAATATTCGGAACAGGTGCCTTTAATGTCATTCCCGAGAATCCAACGTTTGGCAACTATATAACCGTTTTATTCGAAAAAGGAATTTTGAGAGCGATTCTTAACAGTATTATCGTCGCTACAACAACAACGGTTTACGTCATTGCTGTAGCAACATTTTGTGCGTATGCCATTTCCCGGTTCCATTTCCGAGGGAAAACAGTTCTGCTGGGACTTGTGCTTGCTGTTTCCATGTTTCCGCAAATGGTTGTGACCGGACCGGTATATAATATGTTTTACGAGCTTGGCTGGCTGAACAGTTATTTCATTGTTCTCCCCTACTCAACAATTACACTGCCAATGGCGGTATGGATTTTGGTGACACATTTTAATCAGATTCCGCTGGCTCTTGAGGAGTCAGCTACGATTGACGGTGCTTCCCGCGTTCAGACGCTGACACGCATTGTCTTTCCGCTCGCCGCACCTGGCGTGTTTACAACTGCTATCATCACATTTATCGCTGCCTGGAATGAATTCCTGCTGACGATCACGATGAACTCTGAGTCAAACTATCATACAGTCCCTGTTGCGATTTCCTTCTTGCGTACCCAGTTTAGTATTCTCTGGGGAGAAGTTGCAGCCGCGACTGCTCTCGTAACCATACCAACACTGATCATCGTACTCGTCTTTCAGAAGCAAATCGTCTCAGGCCTCACATCAGGCGGCGTCAAAGAATAACAACACAGCAGATGTGTCGGATGGGGCCAGGCCCCTCCCTCCTTCTGTTGAATGATTTGAATAAAGGGTGAAGGTTATGTCATGGGTGATACGATCTGATGCAACGGATTTAGAAACATTACTTTTAGAAGAGAGCTTGTTTTTTAATGGAAACGGCTATCTCGGTGTACGAGGCAATTTGGAAGAAGGTTTTCCAGAGGGGGAAACATCAATCAGGGGGACGTATATCAACGGGTTTTATGATGACGTGCCGCTGACTTACGGCGAGAAGCTGCACGGGTTTCCAGACTCACAGCAGAAACAGTTAAACATTATGGATATACAGTCTGTAGATCTATGGGTCGGA
This sequence is a window from Lentibacillus sp. JNUCC-1. Protein-coding genes within it:
- a CDS encoding carbohydrate ABC transporter permease produces the protein MSGAKKRFWVIFGLFVVAYLFIMVFPFFWIFITSFKSSGEIFGTGAFNVIPENPTFGNYITVLFEKGILRAILNSIIVATTTTVYVIAVATFCAYAISRFHFRGKTVLLGLVLAVSMFPQMVVTGPVYNMFYELGWLNSYFIVLPYSTITLPMAVWILVTHFNQIPLALEESATIDGASRVQTLTRIVFPLAAPGVFTTAIITFIAAWNEFLLTITMNSESNYHTVPVAISFLRTQFSILWGEVAAATALVTIPTLIIVLVFQKQIVSGLTSGGVKE